From a region of the Cryptococcus depauperatus CBS 7841 chromosome 6, complete sequence genome:
- a CDS encoding 40S ribosomal protein S23 has translation MGSNKPRGLNAARKLRTSRRENRWADKNYKKRALGKFYKTSPTGGSSHAKGIVLEKVGVEAKQPNSAIRKCVRVQLIKNGKKVTAFVPNDGCLNFTDENDEVLISGFGRRGKAKGDIPGVRFKVVKVAGVGLLALWKEKKEKPRS, from the exons ATGGGTTCCAACAAGCCCCGAGGTCTCAACGCCGCTAGGAAGCTCCGTACATCTCGTAGGGAGAACCGATGGGCCGACAAGAACTACAAGAAGCGTGCTCTTGGCAAGTTTTATAAGACTTCCCCTACTGGTGGTTCTTCCCACGCCAAGGGTATCGTTCTGGAGAAG GTCGGTGTCGAGGCCAAGCAGCCCAACTCTGCTATCCGAAAGTGTGTTCGTGTCCAGCTTATCAAGAACGGCAAGAAGGTCACTGCCTTCGTTCCCAATGACGGTTGTTTGAACTTC ACTGATGAGAACGACGAAGTTCTTATCTCTGGTTTCGGTCGACGAGGAAAAGCCAAAGGTGATATTCCCGGTGTCCGATTCAAGGTTGTCAAGGTTGCTGGTGTTGGTCTCCTTGCCCTgtggaaggagaagaa AGAGAAGCCTAGGTCGTAA